A segment of the Chryseobacterium scophthalmum genome:
GCAATATCAACATGAAACTAAATGTTCCAAGGTATTTTTTTACGATATATCCGTCTACGATTTTAAGCATTTTTATTTATTTTTAAATAGAATTACACCCTATTTTCTTTTAAATTATCCTTATTAGGAATTCTTTTTTATTTCTAAAGTCTTTGTCTCAATACAGGAACTATAGAATCTTTCCATTGATAGAAATCTCCTGCTAAAATATGTTCTCTTGCTACTTTCACCAAATCTAAATAAAATGCAAGATTGTGGATTGATGCAATTTGTTTCGCCAAATATTCTTTAGACACAAACAAATGACGCACATAAGCTTTCGAATATTCGTGATCTACAAAACTTGTCCCAAACTCGTCTAATGGAGAAAAGTCTTTCTTCCATTTTTCGTTTTTCATATTGATTACCCCTTGCCAAGTGAAAAGCATTCCATTTCTTGCGTTTCTTGTTGGCATCACACAATCCATCATATCGATTCCCAAACCGATTGATTCAAGAATATTCCAAGGAGTTCCGACTCCCATCAAATATCTTGGCTTGTCTTTCGGTAAAATATCGGTTACCTCATCGGTAATTCTATACAATTCGTCTTCAGGTTCACCTACAGAAAGACCGCCAATTGCATTTCCTTCTGCACCTGCTTCTGAAATTACTTCTGCAGAAATTTTTCTTAAATCTGAATACGTTGAGCCTTGAACAATCGGGAAAAATCTTTGTTTATAACCATATAGTTCAGGATTTTCTGCATTCCAGTCGATGCATCTTTTTAACCAGCGATGCGTCATTTCCATCGATTTTTTCACTTGATTATAGTGTGCGGGATAAGCAACACATTCATCAAATGCCATGAAAATATCAGCTCCAATTTGTCTCTGAATTTCCATCGATTTTTCCGGAGTAAATAAATGATAACTTCCGTCGATATGAGATTTGAATTTCACCCCTTCTTCAGACATTTTTCTGCTTCCAGAAAGTGAAAAAACCTGGAAACCTCCTGAATCGGTAAGAATCGGAAGATCCCAATTCATAAATTTATGTAAACCTCCTGCAGCTTCCATCACCTCCATTCCCGGACGAAGATAAAGGTGATACGTGTTTCCCAAAATAATCTGAGCTTTAATATCGTCTTTTATTTCTCTTTGGTGAACGGTTTTTACACTTGCTACAGTTCCTACAGGCATGAAAATCGGTGTTTGAACGGTTCCGTGGTCTGTATTCAAAACTCCGGCTCTTGCTTTGCCTTCTGAGGTTTTCTCTATATTAAAAAAATTCATTCTTATACATTTTAACTGCTTTGCGAGAAAGCATTACTTCATTATTGTCTTTCCGGTTTTGGTAGTTCTGTATCTTTCAGTTGAATACTACCTTTTATTTTCTTTTCAGACTTCGGGTCTTTTTCTATAATAATTTTCTGGGCATCTTCTACAATCCCCTTCATTTTTTGCTTTACAATATAATAACGGTAGCTTTCAAGAAAATCTTCGGTCTTAACTTCATGATTTTTTAGGATAAATCTTGTTCCGCTTTCTAAGTTTGTTTTGGGATATAGATAGATAACCTGATCATTAATCGCCAAATCAGCTATAATTTCTGCCATCTTGGTTTTTCCAACAAGATTTTTCGGTTTATCTATATATTCATTACATGAAAATAAACTCAATAAAACAAAAAAGAAAATCAGCTTTTTCATAACCTGTTGATAATTGATTTCCATTTTAAATTTAAAACACCAAATACAGCTTCATGTATAATTCCGCCATTCATTTTACTTTCACCCAAAATTCTGTTGGTAAAAATAATCGGAACCTCTACAATTTTGTATCCTTTTTTAAAAGCTCTGAATTTCATTTCAATCTGAAAGCCATACCCTTTCAATCTTACATTATCTAAACCTATTTCTTCTAAAACTTTTCTTGAAAAACATACAAAACCTGCCGTTGTATCATGAATTGGAAGGCCTAAAATAAATCTTACATACTTTGAAGCAAAATAAGAAAGCAAAACTCTTCCCATTGGCCAATTCACAACATTTACTCCTTTAGAATAACGTGAACCGACTGCCATATCTGCATTTTTGCAGGCTTCAAAAAGTTTCGGTAAATCTTTCGGGTCATGAGAAAAATCGGCATCCATCTCAAAAATGTAATCATAATTGTTTTGAAGTGCCCATTTAAAGCCATGAATATATGCCTTTCCTAAGCCGTCTTTGATATGTCTTATGGAAAGATGAAGCGTATGAGGAAACTTTTTTTGAAGTTCTTTTACGATGTCTGCCGTTTTATCTGGCGAAGAATCGTCTACGACCAAGACGTGAAACTCTTCTTCCAATGCAAAAACAGCGGAAATTATATTTTCTATATTCTCCTTTTCGTTATAGGTCGGAATTATGACGAGTTTTTTCATTTCAATTTGCAAAGATAGTTTATTTAAGTTTTTTATTTTATACAAAATAATCTATAATTTTGCAAAAAATTTCCTTTGCCATTATTACAAACTTTCAAAAACGAAGTAAGAATACCTGAAAATAATGATTGGGTAGTTTTTATCCTTATCGGCTGCCTTTTTCTGTACATTTTTATGATGAATGTGATAGAGCGTGAAGCCAATCTTAAAGATTTTCTTCTGCAGAAATATTATGACTCCAGCAATAATCTTCCAAGTTGGATCATTACATCGCTTGTTACTGCTTTAAGTTTAAGCGTTCTGGTTTCTCAATACATACCGATTGTCCCAAAACACGTTGCCGACTTTCAGCCTTTTGGCTATCAACTTAATAAAATAGGATATACTTTAATTATTATTTCACTTTTTTATTTCATCCGAACAGCATTGGGCTTTTTATTTTACCAAGCGATAGGTGACGGCAAAAAATGGAGTATTTTTTATTTTACCTCCACAAAATTCCACTTCATCCTGTCAGTTTTACTGATTATTTTGTGTGTAACCCACTACTATTTCCCGATAGACAGAAATAGCGCATTTATTTATTATATTTATTTTTTCTCTTTTGTCTTCATTTTCAAGGTGTTTTTCTATTTGTTTCACAGAAACAACATCTTACCCCAGAAATGGTATTATAAATTTTTGTATATTTGCACCCTCCAAATTGCACCGCTGTTGATGCTTTGGAAGTTATTATTTATTTAATAAAAGTACATGATGAGAATAAAGTCAATATTGGTTTCTCAACCAGCGCCTAGTGAGTCTTCTCCATATTTGGAAATTGCAAAGAAGGAAAAAATAAAGATTGACTTCCGCCCTTTTATCCACGTCGCAGGAGTAGACAATAAAGAACTGAGAACACAAAAGATTGATCTTACGCAGCATACCGGTATTATTTTTACCAGTAAAAATGCGATAGACCACTATTTCAGACTTGCTGAAGAATTAAGGTTTGCCGTACCAGACACAATGCGATACATTTGTCAGTCTGAGGCGATTGCCAATTATTTACAGAAGCATATTGTATATAGGAAAAGAAA
Coding sequences within it:
- the tgt gene encoding tRNA guanosine(34) transglycosylase Tgt, with translation MNFFNIEKTSEGKARAGVLNTDHGTVQTPIFMPVGTVASVKTVHQREIKDDIKAQIILGNTYHLYLRPGMEVMEAAGGLHKFMNWDLPILTDSGGFQVFSLSGSRKMSEEGVKFKSHIDGSYHLFTPEKSMEIQRQIGADIFMAFDECVAYPAHYNQVKKSMEMTHRWLKRCIDWNAENPELYGYKQRFFPIVQGSTYSDLRKISAEVISEAGAEGNAIGGLSVGEPEDELYRITDEVTDILPKDKPRYLMGVGTPWNILESIGLGIDMMDCVMPTRNARNGMLFTWQGVINMKNEKWKKDFSPLDEFGTSFVDHEYSKAYVRHLFVSKEYLAKQIASIHNLAFYLDLVKVAREHILAGDFYQWKDSIVPVLRQRL
- a CDS encoding DUF4296 domain-containing protein, with the protein product MKKLIFFFVLLSLFSCNEYIDKPKNLVGKTKMAEIIADLAINDQVIYLYPKTNLESGTRFILKNHEVKTEDFLESYRYYIVKQKMKGIVEDAQKIIIEKDPKSEKKIKGSIQLKDTELPKPERQ
- a CDS encoding polyprenol monophosphomannose synthase, which gives rise to MKKLVIIPTYNEKENIENIISAVFALEEEFHVLVVDDSSPDKTADIVKELQKKFPHTLHLSIRHIKDGLGKAYIHGFKWALQNNYDYIFEMDADFSHDPKDLPKLFEACKNADMAVGSRYSKGVNVVNWPMGRVLLSYFASKYVRFILGLPIHDTTAGFVCFSRKVLEEIGLDNVRLKGYGFQIEMKFRAFKKGYKIVEVPIIFTNRILGESKMNGGIIHEAVFGVLNLKWKSIINRL
- a CDS encoding DUF4271 domain-containing protein; protein product: MPLLQTFKNEVRIPENNDWVVFILIGCLFLYIFMMNVIEREANLKDFLLQKYYDSSNNLPSWIITSLVTALSLSVLVSQYIPIVPKHVADFQPFGYQLNKIGYTLIIISLFYFIRTALGFLFYQAIGDGKKWSIFYFTSTKFHFILSVLLIILCVTHYYFPIDRNSAFIYYIYFFSFVFIFKVFFYLFHRNNILPQKWYYKFLYICTLQIAPLLMLWKLLFI